One genomic region from Chelmon rostratus isolate fCheRos1 chromosome 11, fCheRos1.pri, whole genome shotgun sequence encodes:
- the tsnax gene encoding translin-associated protein X, with the protein MNKREGEGCPRKSADAVQVRDVSGNPTSPVITVFKVFQQELDTKHDKYERLVKISRDVTIESKRTIFLLHRVNSVPDAEDILKEADAKLDGVRQKIGHIAEELRGDDIYQFHRAFTPGIQEYVEAVSFLHYIRHRSLISLEEINARLVFMRTEKADPEGSAETLPVGAQVLTFQVTPSDYLLGVADLTGELMRMCISSVGNGDIDTPFQLSQFLRQIHDGFSYIGNTGPYEVSKKLHTLRQSLGKVEDACYTLRVRGSEIPKHMLADVFSSRTTLIDPEEGVV; encoded by the exons ATGAATAAGCGAGAAG GTGAAGGATGTCCCCGGAAGAGTGCTGATGCAGTGCAGGTTCGTGATGTGAGTGGCAACCCAACTTCGCCTGTCATCACTGTGTTCAAAG tttttcagcaggAGCTCGACACCAAACACGATAAATATGAGCGTCTTGTTAAGATCAGTAGAGATGTCACCATCGAAAGCAAGAGgaccatttttcttttacacaGAGTCAACAG TGTACCAGATGCAGAGGATATCCTTAAAGAAGCAGATGCGAAACTGGATGGAGTCAGGCAGAAAATTGGTCATATTGCTGAAGAGCTACGAGGAGATGACATCTATCAGTTTCACAGAGCTTTCACGCCAG GGATCCAGGAGTATGTGGAGGCTGTGTCCTTCCTGCACTACATCCGTCACCGCAGTCTCATCAGCCTGGAGGAGATCAACGCCAGACTGGTGTTCATGAGGACCGAGAAGGCAGATCCTGAG GGCTCAGCTGAAACCCTGCCCGTGGGAGCTCAGGTCCTGACCTTCCAGGTGACGCCCTCAGACTACCTGCTCGGCGTGGCCGACCTGACTGGAGAGCTGATGCGGATGTGCATCAGCAGCGTGGGCAACGGCGACATCGACACGCCCTTCCAGCTGAGCCAGTTCCTGCGGCAGATCCACGACGGATTCTCCTACATCGGGAACACGGGCCCCTACGAGGTGTCCAAGAAGCTGCACACGCTGCGGCAGAGCCTGGGCAAAGTGGAGGATGCCTGCTACACCCTGCGAGTCCGCGGCTCAGAGATCCCCAAACACATGTTGGCCGACGTGTTCTCCAGTAGGACCACGCTCATCGACCCTGAGGAAGGAGTGGTTTAA